The following proteins are encoded in a genomic region of Pseudorca crassidens isolate mPseCra1 chromosome 1, mPseCra1.hap1, whole genome shotgun sequence:
- the LOC137201667 gene encoding serine/arginine repetitive matrix protein 3-like isoform X1 produces the protein MAGEAAAPRAVRRSAAAAGPAGWRGLAPGRPAGPRERSGRGWGEAGRAPGSEPAAEAPGAAGPTTRKAPLRQRPRRLPGARAARPGTDGRLGRAARRGTRVRATRRCRPRRSDLPILKTAAVLQMRRYLLLVQTFIDVKVVF, from the exons ATGGCCGGAGAAGCAGCAGCACCTCGAGCTGTCAGGCGTTCCGCCGCGGCCGCGGGGCCCGCCGGCTGGCGGGGACTTGCGCCCGGGCGGCCCGCAGGCCCGCGGGAGCGAAGCGGCCGCGGCTGGGGCGAGGCGGGCCGCGCGCCGGGGTCGGAGCCCGCGGCAGAGGCGCCCGGGGCGGCCGGGCCCACGACGCGGAAAGCGCCGCTGCGGCAGCGGCCGCGGAGGCTCCCCGGGGCACGGGCGGCTCGACCCGGTACGGACGGGAGGCTCGGGCGGGCAGCCCGGCGCGGGACTCGGGTGCGGGCGACCAGGAGGTGCCGACCGCGGCGCTCGGACCTG CCGATTTTGAAAACGGCTGCAGTGTTGCAGATGAGAAGGTACTTGCTGCTTGTTCAAACCTTTATTGATGTTAaggttgtcttttaa
- the LOC137201667 gene encoding serine/arginine repetitive matrix protein 3-like isoform X2: MAGEAAAPRAVRRSAAAAGPAGWRGLAPGRPAGPRERSGRGWGEAGRAPGSEPAAEAPGAAGPTTRKAPLRQRPRRLPGARAARPGTDGRLGRAARRGTRVRATRRCRPRRSDLPILKTAAVLQMRR; this comes from the exons ATGGCCGGAGAAGCAGCAGCACCTCGAGCTGTCAGGCGTTCCGCCGCGGCCGCGGGGCCCGCCGGCTGGCGGGGACTTGCGCCCGGGCGGCCCGCAGGCCCGCGGGAGCGAAGCGGCCGCGGCTGGGGCGAGGCGGGCCGCGCGCCGGGGTCGGAGCCCGCGGCAGAGGCGCCCGGGGCGGCCGGGCCCACGACGCGGAAAGCGCCGCTGCGGCAGCGGCCGCGGAGGCTCCCCGGGGCACGGGCGGCTCGACCCGGTACGGACGGGAGGCTCGGGCGGGCAGCCCGGCGCGGGACTCGGGTGCGGGCGACCAGGAGGTGCCGACCGCGGCGCTCGGACCTG CCGATTTTGAAAACGGCTGCAGTGTTGCAGATGAGAAG
- the LOC137201667 gene encoding serine/arginine repetitive matrix protein 3-like isoform X3 produces MAGEAAAPRAVRRSAAAAGPAGWRGLAPGRPAGPRERSGRGWGEAGRAPGSEPAAEAPGAAGPTTRKAPLRQRPRRLPGARAARPGTDGRLGRAARRGTRVRATRRCRPRRSDLVVRRGSFLTPFR; encoded by the exons ATGGCCGGAGAAGCAGCAGCACCTCGAGCTGTCAGGCGTTCCGCCGCGGCCGCGGGGCCCGCCGGCTGGCGGGGACTTGCGCCCGGGCGGCCCGCAGGCCCGCGGGAGCGAAGCGGCCGCGGCTGGGGCGAGGCGGGCCGCGCGCCGGGGTCGGAGCCCGCGGCAGAGGCGCCCGGGGCGGCCGGGCCCACGACGCGGAAAGCGCCGCTGCGGCAGCGGCCGCGGAGGCTCCCCGGGGCACGGGCGGCTCGACCCGGTACGGACGGGAGGCTCGGGCGGGCAGCCCGGCGCGGGACTCGGGTGCGGGCGACCAGGAGGTGCCGACCGCGGCGCTCGGACCTG GTTGTCCGACGGGGGAGCTTTTTAACCCCTTTCCGGTGA
- the LOC137201667 gene encoding serine/arginine repetitive matrix protein 3-like isoform X4, which yields MAGEAAAPRAVRRSAAAAGPAGWRGLAPGRPAGPRERSGRGWGEAGRAPGSEPAAEAPGAAGPTTRKAPLRQRPRRLPGARAARPGTDGRLGRAARRGTRVRATRRCRPRRSDLVTYKIKIIFG from the coding sequence ATGGCCGGAGAAGCAGCAGCACCTCGAGCTGTCAGGCGTTCCGCCGCGGCCGCGGGGCCCGCCGGCTGGCGGGGACTTGCGCCCGGGCGGCCCGCAGGCCCGCGGGAGCGAAGCGGCCGCGGCTGGGGCGAGGCGGGCCGCGCGCCGGGGTCGGAGCCCGCGGCAGAGGCGCCCGGGGCGGCCGGGCCCACGACGCGGAAAGCGCCGCTGCGGCAGCGGCCGCGGAGGCTCCCCGGGGCACGGGCGGCTCGACCCGGTACGGACGGGAGGCTCGGGCGGGCAGCCCGGCGCGGGACTCGGGTGCGGGCGACCAGGAGGTGCCGACCGCGGCGCTCGGACCTG